In Pseudovibrio brasiliensis, the following are encoded in one genomic region:
- a CDS encoding bifunctional folylpolyglutamate synthase/dihydrofolate synthase — MNKIDIALNRLMKLHPDEIDLSLDRMHRVLKALGNPEKRIPPTFHVAGTNGKGSTGASIRALLEAQGKTVHVYSSPHLVRFNERVRLGATGRFVEDEPLLEAIKRVEKANDGHELTFFEATTAVAFCLFADNPADYLVLEVGLGGVLDATNVIEKPLVSIITPVSKDHENFLGDSLEGIAMEKAGIIKPGCPVVVGPQADTIRDVIENKAGRVRAPIWFQGQEFSAWEEGGRLVYQDEFGLLDLSPPKLAGFHQLSNSGLALAALRAAGLLESEESRAACDKALRSINWPARMQPLYEGKLFERLPENTEIWVDGGHNPGAAKVISAFLADLTDKASRPTFLVMGMMNTKDPEGFFQQFEGLAKHVMCVPLTTTAAGRFPEELAEIAQAAGLSASSHETLEDAISEVVGRSLDEEEAPRILFGGSLYLAGEVLDKNGTPPE; from the coding sequence ATGAACAAGATCGATATTGCCCTTAATCGCTTGATGAAACTTCATCCGGACGAGATTGATTTGTCCCTTGATCGCATGCATCGGGTTCTCAAGGCGCTGGGAAACCCTGAGAAGCGCATTCCGCCGACTTTCCATGTGGCAGGCACCAATGGCAAAGGCTCCACGGGTGCCTCCATTCGCGCGCTTCTGGAAGCACAAGGCAAGACGGTTCATGTTTACTCCTCACCACATTTGGTTCGCTTTAACGAGCGGGTTCGGCTGGGAGCGACAGGGCGGTTTGTTGAAGATGAACCGCTGCTGGAGGCGATTAAGCGCGTTGAGAAAGCCAATGATGGTCATGAACTGACGTTCTTTGAAGCGACGACCGCCGTTGCGTTCTGCCTGTTTGCTGACAATCCAGCTGATTATCTGGTTCTGGAGGTTGGTCTTGGTGGTGTTCTGGATGCCACCAACGTTATTGAAAAGCCGCTGGTGAGCATCATCACACCGGTTTCTAAGGATCACGAGAATTTTCTGGGTGACAGCCTTGAAGGCATTGCCATGGAAAAGGCCGGTATTATCAAGCCGGGTTGTCCTGTTGTGGTTGGGCCTCAGGCAGATACTATTCGGGATGTGATTGAGAACAAGGCGGGCAGGGTGCGTGCGCCGATCTGGTTCCAGGGACAGGAATTTTCTGCCTGGGAAGAAGGCGGGCGGCTTGTCTATCAGGACGAGTTTGGTCTGCTGGACCTTTCTCCGCCAAAGCTTGCCGGTTTCCATCAGCTTTCCAACTCTGGCCTTGCTTTGGCTGCTTTGCGCGCTGCGGGCCTGCTGGAGAGTGAAGAGTCGCGGGCGGCCTGTGATAAGGCGCTGCGCTCCATCAACTGGCCTGCTCGTATGCAGCCGCTTTATGAAGGCAAGCTGTTTGAGAGACTGCCGGAGAACACAGAGATCTGGGTGGATGGGGGACACAACCCCGGTGCTGCAAAAGTGATCTCAGCGTTTCTTGCGGACCTGACTGACAAGGCCTCGCGCCCAACCTTTCTGGTGATGGGTATGATGAACACGAAGGATCCTGAAGGCTTCTTCCAGCAGTTTGAGGGGCTGGCAAAGCACGTGATGTGCGTGCCGCTAACAACCACGGCTGCAGGACGTTTTCCGGAGGAGCTTGCCGAGATTGCACAGGCTGCAGGTCTGTCTGCCTCGTCTCATGAGACACTGGAAGATGCAATCTCTGAGGTTGTCGGGCGGTCATTAGATGAGGAAGAGGCACCGCGCATTCTGTTTGGCGGCTCGCTTTATCTTGCAGGTGAAGTGCTGGATAAGAACGGCACACCGCCAGAGTGA
- the accD gene encoding acetyl-CoA carboxylase, carboxyltransferase subunit beta, producing MNWINNVVRPKIRSFLEKREVPENLWIKCPETGEMVFHRDLEANQWVVPNSNFHMRISSKKRLEYFFDKGEYTKIETPEVTVDPLKFRDQRKYVDRLKDAKAKTDMTDSVVVANGKVNGYDMTTAVQDFAFMGGSLGMAAGEAIIRGMEYAVEHKTPFVMFAASGGARMQEGILSLMQLPRTTVTVQMLREAGLPYIVVLTNPTTGGVTASYAMLGDVHIAEPNALIGFAGQRVIEQTIREKLPEGFQRSEYLRDHGMVDMVVHRHELKETISNLCNLLMKRDAQLPVLDEKPAEPEAGTEVAATS from the coding sequence GTGAACTGGATTAACAACGTAGTACGGCCGAAAATCCGCAGCTTTCTCGAAAAGCGCGAAGTACCGGAAAACCTTTGGATCAAGTGCCCTGAAACAGGCGAGATGGTGTTCCATCGCGACCTTGAGGCAAACCAGTGGGTTGTGCCGAACTCCAACTTCCACATGCGCATCTCCAGCAAGAAGCGCCTGGAGTATTTCTTCGACAAAGGTGAGTACACCAAGATCGAAACTCCGGAAGTTACTGTCGATCCTCTCAAGTTCCGCGATCAGCGCAAGTATGTTGACCGCCTGAAGGACGCCAAAGCCAAGACCGACATGACCGACTCTGTTGTGGTCGCAAACGGTAAGGTGAACGGCTACGACATGACCACTGCTGTGCAGGACTTCGCCTTCATGGGTGGTTCTCTGGGAATGGCAGCTGGTGAAGCTATCATCCGCGGCATGGAATATGCTGTTGAGCACAAAACACCTTTCGTCATGTTTGCTGCATCTGGTGGTGCACGCATGCAGGAAGGCATCCTTTCCCTGATGCAGCTGCCACGCACAACCGTAACCGTGCAGATGCTTCGTGAAGCAGGCCTGCCTTACATCGTGGTGCTGACCAACCCAACGACCGGTGGTGTGACAGCTTCCTACGCGATGCTGGGTGACGTGCACATTGCTGAGCCAAATGCTCTGATCGGCTTTGCTGGCCAGCGCGTGATTGAGCAGACCATTCGTGAGAAGCTGCCAGAAGGCTTCCAGCGCTCTGAGTATCTGCGTGATCACGGCATGGTCGACATGGTTGTGCACCGTCACGAGCTGAAAGAAACCATTTCTAACCTATGTAACCTGCTGATGAAGCGTGACGCTCAGCTGCCAGTGCTTGATGAAAAGCCAGCAGAGCCAGAAGCAGGTACTGAGGTTGCAGCGACTTCCTAA
- a CDS encoding polysaccharide pyruvyl transferase family protein, with the protein MVQEFKNYWKHLRIKAGLREEKEFGFEYERVLLRKDRKGAPVVRLLGNHSSLHCGCAAVVMALRETAKIKGWRLATFREPYDAVVVNGEGSMHHSSENFRKKMGVLQKAVEAGIPAYLVNSVWQDNCNEYDSVLRQLSGVQVREKLSERDLREKHGIEATVCIDAAFFWGPTVEKNDKLNRSGVAYTDFRCPETDIFVRNDDLFPHADYLSMRETRWEDMIQKMSGYEYIITGQHHAVYAACKARTPFIASEGNSHKIRGLIESANADIPTATSPKEFSLLLSQVENYRHEYEKLFDWMSDQSADRIFPNPPK; encoded by the coding sequence GTGGTTCAAGAGTTTAAAAATTATTGGAAGCATCTGCGGATAAAGGCGGGGCTTAGGGAAGAAAAAGAGTTTGGGTTCGAATATGAACGAGTCTTATTACGTAAAGATAGGAAAGGGGCACCTGTCGTACGCTTACTAGGAAATCATTCAAGCCTCCATTGTGGATGTGCGGCAGTAGTGATGGCATTGCGAGAAACTGCAAAAATTAAAGGCTGGAGATTGGCAACTTTCAGGGAACCCTATGACGCTGTCGTTGTGAACGGTGAGGGATCTATGCATCACTCTAGTGAGAATTTTCGCAAAAAGATGGGTGTTTTGCAGAAGGCCGTAGAGGCTGGTATTCCTGCATATCTAGTGAACTCGGTCTGGCAGGATAATTGCAATGAGTACGATTCCGTCCTTAGACAACTTTCCGGCGTCCAAGTACGCGAGAAGTTGAGTGAGAGAGATCTTCGCGAAAAACATGGCATTGAGGCAACGGTCTGCATTGACGCTGCTTTTTTTTGGGGACCTACAGTCGAAAAGAATGACAAGCTGAATCGATCAGGTGTTGCTTATACTGATTTTCGTTGTCCCGAAACCGATATATTTGTACGCAATGACGATTTATTTCCGCACGCTGATTACTTGTCTATGCGTGAGACCCGTTGGGAAGATATGATTCAGAAGATGTCTGGTTACGAATATATTATTACCGGGCAGCATCATGCAGTTTACGCAGCTTGTAAAGCTCGAACGCCTTTTATTGCAAGCGAAGGGAATTCTCATAAGATCAGAGGTCTTATTGAGAGTGCAAATGCCGATATCCCAACAGCAACATCTCCGAAAGAATTCTCACTATTGTTATCTCAAGTAGAAAATTATAGACACGAATATGAAAAGCTATTCGATTGGATGTCTGATCAATCAGCAGATCGAATATTTCCCAATCCCCCTAAATAA
- a CDS encoding HAD family hydrolase, whose amino-acid sequence MKPELVIFDCDGVLVDTETIANEVLSGFMKEIGLDFSPLDCHHRFTGTAMDTIKEEAERLSGKKLPDDWAAQVRKADLVAFEAGIEPIPGILDVVAHLKAEGIPFCVGSSGRYEKMQMTLGSSGLWETFKDVLYSAQDCKMGKPAPDIFLYAAKGMGYKPEQCVVIEDSIAGIKAAKAAGMRVFNYTGDANADIEQAKTLGAVTFGHMSELPALLGLKSLDETAV is encoded by the coding sequence ATGAAGCCGGAATTGGTGATTTTTGATTGTGATGGCGTTCTCGTCGACACCGAAACCATAGCGAATGAGGTCCTCTCCGGCTTCATGAAGGAAATCGGCCTCGATTTCTCGCCTTTGGACTGTCACCACCGCTTCACCGGCACCGCGATGGACACTATCAAGGAAGAAGCTGAACGTCTGAGTGGCAAAAAACTGCCCGATGATTGGGCTGCGCAGGTGCGCAAAGCCGATCTGGTTGCGTTCGAAGCTGGCATTGAGCCAATTCCGGGCATTCTGGATGTGGTGGCGCACCTGAAGGCAGAAGGTATCCCATTCTGCGTCGGCTCTTCCGGTCGCTACGAAAAGATGCAGATGACCCTTGGTTCTTCCGGTCTTTGGGAAACCTTCAAGGATGTCCTCTACTCCGCGCAGGACTGCAAAATGGGCAAACCAGCGCCGGATATCTTCCTCTACGCCGCAAAAGGCATGGGCTACAAGCCAGAGCAATGCGTGGTGATTGAAGATAGTATTGCGGGCATCAAGGCCGCAAAAGCCGCAGGAATGCGCGTCTTCAACTACACCGGCGATGCAAATGCAGACATCGAACAAGCCAAAACGCTTGGTGCGGTCACCTTCGGCCACATGTCTGAACTGCCAGCGCTTCTGGGCCTCAAATCCCTGGATGAAACCGCAGTTTAA
- the trpS gene encoding tryptophan--tRNA ligase, with translation MTAFQPRVFSGVQPTGNLHLGNYLGAIVRFVPLQDQMPTIFSIVDMHAITVWQDPAELTQQTREVTAAYLAAGVDPKKSIIFNQSQVKEHAELAWIFNCIARMGWLKRMTQFKDKAGKNAENASVGLFAYPNLMAADILAYRATHVPVGDDQKQHLELTRDIAQKFNNDFADRIKELGLGVPNPEPSHEAPDELYFPITEPMITGPATRIMSLRDGNKKMSKSDPSDLSRINLTDDQDTIAKKIRKAKTDPEALPSEVDGLEGRAEADNLVGIYAALAGKSKAEVLGEFGGQQFSAFKPALSELAVEKLAPMNNEMRRIMNDPASVDAVLRDGAERAAEIAEPVLHDVRRIVGFLESRRN, from the coding sequence ATGACGGCGTTTCAGCCTCGCGTTTTCTCCGGTGTTCAACCAACCGGAAACCTCCACCTCGGTAACTACCTTGGTGCGATTGTCCGCTTTGTTCCGCTTCAGGACCAGATGCCGACTATCTTCTCCATCGTTGACATGCACGCGATCACAGTCTGGCAGGATCCTGCCGAGCTGACGCAGCAGACCCGCGAAGTAACAGCTGCTTACCTCGCAGCCGGTGTTGATCCGAAGAAGTCGATCATCTTCAACCAGAGTCAGGTGAAAGAACATGCTGAACTGGCATGGATCTTCAACTGTATCGCTCGTATGGGCTGGCTGAAGCGTATGACTCAGTTCAAGGACAAAGCAGGGAAGAACGCGGAAAACGCTTCCGTTGGTCTGTTTGCTTATCCGAACCTGATGGCAGCAGACATTCTGGCCTACCGCGCAACACACGTTCCGGTTGGCGATGACCAGAAGCAGCACCTTGAGCTGACACGCGATATTGCGCAGAAGTTCAACAATGACTTTGCTGATCGCATCAAAGAGCTGGGTCTTGGTGTTCCAAACCCTGAGCCTTCTCACGAAGCACCAGATGAGCTGTACTTCCCGATCACCGAGCCGATGATCACTGGTCCTGCGACCCGTATCATGAGCCTGCGTGACGGCAACAAGAAGATGTCCAAGTCTGATCCTTCTGATCTTTCCCGCATCAACCTGACCGATGATCAGGACACCATTGCGAAGAAGATCAGAAAAGCGAAGACAGACCCTGAGGCTCTTCCAAGTGAAGTGGATGGTCTGGAAGGTCGTGCGGAAGCTGATAACCTTGTTGGCATTTACGCAGCTCTTGCTGGTAAGTCCAAAGCAGAGGTTCTGGGCGAGTTCGGCGGTCAGCAGTTCTCAGCGTTCAAGCCTGCTCTTTCTGAGCTGGCGGTTGAGAAGCTGGCGCCAATGAACAATGAAATGCGCCGGATCATGAACGATCCTGCAAGCGTTGATGCCGTTCTTCGTGATGGTGCTGAACGCGCTGCGGAAATCGCTGAGCCAGTGCTGCATGATGTACGCCGCATTGTTGGCTTCCTGGAAAGCCGCCGCAACTAA
- a CDS encoding DODA-type extradiol aromatic ring-opening family dioxygenase, with translation MKQSPLFLPHGAPDLAIRPELEAHQFLKNLAKSEGKPKALLIISPHWQTERLSINAAGPLKTIHDFRGFSRQLYEMQYEANAESWLVSRVHEAITRYGLNVREDDTWGLDHGAWVPLSLAFPDVDVPVVQVSLPYSYGSEESFNLGRALVPLAEEGILVIGSGALTHNFSEVSGSDDAPDWALEFDHWITELVEQGETCALLSSGNHKYYQKALPTDEHFLPLLVAYGAAGEHAYGEKLHESFTYRSISMSAFRFRNR, from the coding sequence ATGAAACAATCGCCTCTCTTTTTACCACATGGAGCACCAGATCTCGCAATAAGACCTGAGCTGGAAGCTCATCAGTTTCTCAAAAACCTCGCGAAATCAGAGGGTAAGCCAAAGGCTTTGCTTATTATTTCGCCCCATTGGCAAACAGAGCGACTGAGCATCAATGCTGCCGGGCCGTTGAAAACCATTCATGACTTTCGCGGTTTTTCGCGCCAACTCTATGAGATGCAATACGAAGCGAACGCTGAAAGCTGGCTTGTTTCCCGCGTGCATGAGGCCATTACGCGCTACGGCCTGAATGTGCGGGAGGATGACACGTGGGGATTGGATCACGGGGCCTGGGTGCCTTTGTCTCTGGCGTTTCCTGATGTAGATGTGCCCGTGGTTCAGGTCTCCCTGCCGTACTCCTATGGTAGCGAGGAAAGCTTCAATCTGGGGCGGGCTTTGGTTCCGTTGGCGGAAGAGGGCATCCTTGTCATCGGAAGTGGCGCGCTGACGCATAACTTCTCTGAAGTCAGCGGCAGCGATGACGCGCCGGACTGGGCTCTGGAGTTTGACCATTGGATCACTGAGCTCGTTGAACAAGGCGAAACCTGCGCTCTGCTTTCCTCCGGCAATCACAAATACTATCAGAAGGCTTTGCCGACCGATGAGCACTTCCTTCCGCTTCTTGTGGCCTATGGAGCTGCGGGTGAGCATGCCTATGGCGAAAAGCTGCATGAGAGCTTCACCTACCGCTCCATCAGCATGAGTGCATTTCGGTTTCGTAACAGGTAG
- the trpA gene encoding tryptophan synthase subunit alpha → MIETRIDRRFAKLKAEGRPALVTFITAGDPDLATSQAILDALPEAGSDVIELGMPFSDPMAEGVPIQLATQRSLAHGHTMDKTLQMVREFRKKDNDTPIVLMGYYNPIYVRGSAAFVKEAREAGVDGLIVVDVPAEADDELCIPAIEGGVNFIRLTTPTTDDKRLPTVLANTSGFVYYVSVTGVTGSAAADTTAVAQAVTRIKSHTDLPIAVGFGIKTAEQAEEIGKHADGVVVGSILVEAIRKSLDENGKATNQTQAAVTDLVSSLRVGVEKARK, encoded by the coding sequence ATGATTGAAACTCGTATTGATCGACGCTTCGCAAAGCTCAAGGCTGAAGGACGTCCTGCACTCGTAACTTTTATTACGGCTGGAGACCCGGACCTCGCCACCTCACAAGCTATTCTGGATGCTCTTCCGGAAGCAGGCAGTGATGTTATTGAGCTTGGCATGCCGTTTTCCGACCCAATGGCTGAAGGTGTTCCGATCCAGCTGGCGACACAGCGCTCTTTGGCGCATGGTCACACTATGGACAAGACCCTTCAGATGGTGCGTGAGTTCCGTAAAAAGGACAATGACACCCCAATCGTTCTGATGGGTTATTACAACCCGATCTATGTACGCGGCAGCGCGGCGTTTGTGAAAGAAGCGCGCGAAGCTGGTGTTGATGGTCTGATCGTTGTGGATGTGCCTGCTGAAGCAGATGACGAACTCTGCATTCCGGCAATTGAGGGCGGTGTAAACTTCATTCGCCTGACCACACCAACAACTGACGACAAACGCCTGCCAACCGTTCTGGCGAACACCTCCGGATTCGTTTACTACGTGTCCGTTACTGGTGTTACCGGATCTGCTGCTGCAGACACAACCGCCGTTGCACAGGCGGTTACACGAATTAAATCCCACACAGACCTTCCTATTGCTGTTGGCTTCGGCATTAAAACTGCTGAACAGGCTGAGGAAATTGGCAAACACGCTGATGGTGTGGTGGTTGGCTCCATCCTTGTTGAGGCAATTCGCAAGAGCCTTGATGAGAATGGTAAAGCCACAAATCAGACACAAGCTGCTGTTACCGACCTTGTGAGCTCACTACGTGTGGGTGTAGAAAAAGCTCGGAAATAA
- the cysK gene encoding cysteine synthase A, whose amino-acid sequence MSTSKPGRGKIYSSITETIGNTPIVRLDRLAKAHGVKGNLLAKLEFFNPISSVKDRIGVAMVEAMEAAGKIIPGKTTLIEPTSGNTGIALAFVAAAKGYRLILVMPETMSIERRKMLKLLGAEIDLTEGPKGMKGAVARAEELLQEIPDAVIPQQFENPANPEIHRNTTAEEIWNDTDGNVDVFVSGIGTGGTITGTSQVLKERNPALHVVAVEPADSPLLSGGQPGPHKIQGIGAGFVPGVLDTAVYDEVVTVSNEDSFALSREVAKTEGVPVGISSGAALKAAIEVGKRNEMAGKNIVIIIPSFAERYLSTALFEGLEA is encoded by the coding sequence ATGAGCACTTCCAAGCCGGGTCGTGGAAAAATTTACTCTTCCATCACTGAGACTATCGGAAACACACCAATCGTACGTCTGGATCGCTTGGCGAAAGCTCACGGCGTAAAAGGCAATCTGCTGGCCAAACTTGAGTTCTTCAACCCAATCTCCAGCGTGAAAGACCGCATCGGCGTGGCAATGGTTGAGGCGATGGAAGCGGCAGGTAAGATTATTCCTGGCAAAACCACTCTGATCGAGCCCACATCAGGCAACACCGGCATCGCGCTGGCATTCGTTGCAGCTGCGAAAGGCTACCGCCTGATCCTCGTAATGCCAGAGACCATGTCTATCGAGCGCCGCAAGATGCTGAAGCTTCTCGGCGCTGAGATCGACCTGACTGAAGGTCCAAAGGGCATGAAAGGCGCTGTTGCACGCGCTGAAGAGCTTCTGCAGGAGATCCCGGATGCTGTGATCCCACAGCAGTTCGAAAACCCGGCCAACCCTGAGATTCACCGCAACACCACTGCGGAAGAGATCTGGAACGACACCGATGGCAACGTTGACGTATTCGTATCCGGCATCGGCACCGGCGGTACCATCACTGGTACTTCTCAGGTCCTGAAAGAGCGTAACCCAGCGCTTCACGTAGTTGCTGTTGAGCCTGCTGACAGCCCGCTCCTGTCTGGTGGCCAGCCGGGTCCGCACAAAATTCAGGGCATCGGTGCTGGCTTCGTACCTGGCGTGCTCGACACGGCTGTTTATGATGAAGTCGTCACCGTTTCCAACGAAGACTCCTTCGCGCTTTCTCGTGAAGTTGCGAAGACGGAAGGTGTTCCAGTCGGTATCTCTTCCGGTGCAGCGCTGAAAGCAGCGATCGAAGTTGGTAAGCGTAATGAGATGGCTGGCAAAAACATCGTCATCATCATCCCAAGCTTCGCAGAGCGCTATCTCTCCACTGCTCTGTTCGAAGGTCTGGAAGCGTAA
- the dut gene encoding dUTP diphosphatase: MGLFMTRTLKITRLPHSEGLELPAYQSAEAAGLDLQAANEEAITLQPGQRTMVPTGLSIALPSGHEGQVRPRSGLAAKHGVTVLNTPGTVDADYRGEVKVILINLGEEAFVIERGMRIAQMVVAPVTQVQIEEVKELEITERGAGGFGSSGL, translated from the coding sequence ATGGGCCTCTTCATGACACGAACACTGAAAATTACGCGCCTTCCCCATAGCGAAGGATTGGAGCTTCCTGCTTACCAAAGCGCAGAAGCTGCCGGACTGGATCTGCAGGCTGCCAATGAAGAGGCAATCACGCTGCAACCGGGCCAGCGCACCATGGTGCCAACAGGCCTTTCCATCGCGCTGCCATCTGGCCACGAAGGTCAGGTCCGCCCTCGTTCCGGTCTTGCTGCCAAGCATGGTGTGACCGTTCTGAACACGCCCGGCACTGTTGACGCGGACTATCGCGGTGAAGTGAAGGTCATTCTCATCAATCTGGGTGAGGAAGCTTTTGTGATTGAGCGCGGCATGCGCATCGCACAGATGGTTGTTGCGCCAGTGACACAGGTGCAGATCGAAGAAGTGAAAGAGCTGGAAATCACCGAGCGTGGCGCTGGCGGGTTTGGTTCTTCAGGCCTCTAA
- the murJ gene encoding murein biosynthesis integral membrane protein MurJ, whose protein sequence is MSLFKSFATVGGATMLSRLCGFGRDVMLAAFVGTGPVADAFVVAFRLPNLFRRLFAEGAFNSAFVPLFARSVEEDGEHGARQFAGEIAAALFWTLVVILALAEVFMPLLVHLLAPGYYSDPAKFDLTVLMSRIAFPYLLFMSLLAFISGILNTFQRFLAAAMAPVMLNVVMMAVLAGIGFYGMEPNQTTGVLLVVGVAVAGVVQLAVVAIGMKRLGFSVPIMRPRWTPGVKRLLVLGVPGVIAGGITQINITVGTIIASLESSANSYLYYADRIYQLPLGVVGIAIGVVLLPSLTRQLRSGQEELVYHTQNRSMEFALALTLPAAVALVIIPDTVIAVLFQRGQFTDAAVEQTALALMAFAVGLPAFVLNKVLSPGFFAREDTKTPMYFAAVGMVVNVALSILLFPAFKHVGIAIGTTAAGWVNTSLLAFVLWRRGHFVIDSALMRRIPLLGFASALMGVVVYGGTLVLEPLSASNLFVVRASELVILVAIGLVSFGILVQLTGTVDFRAQLQKLRR, encoded by the coding sequence ATGAGCCTTTTCAAGAGCTTCGCCACGGTTGGTGGCGCGACGATGCTAAGCCGCCTTTGCGGCTTCGGGCGAGACGTGATGTTGGCTGCCTTTGTAGGCACCGGCCCCGTTGCTGATGCTTTTGTAGTGGCTTTTCGGTTGCCGAACCTGTTCCGCAGATTGTTCGCAGAGGGCGCTTTCAACTCAGCTTTCGTGCCGCTGTTTGCTCGCTCTGTTGAAGAGGATGGCGAGCACGGCGCACGGCAGTTTGCGGGTGAGATTGCAGCGGCTTTGTTCTGGACGCTGGTTGTTATCCTCGCACTGGCTGAGGTGTTTATGCCATTGCTCGTGCATCTGCTGGCGCCGGGCTACTATTCTGATCCGGCAAAGTTTGACCTCACCGTCTTGATGTCGCGGATTGCTTTCCCGTATTTGCTATTTATGTCACTGCTCGCCTTTATCAGCGGAATTCTCAATACATTTCAGCGGTTTCTGGCTGCTGCGATGGCACCCGTCATGCTCAATGTGGTGATGATGGCAGTGCTGGCTGGCATCGGGTTTTACGGCATGGAACCGAACCAGACCACCGGCGTGTTGCTAGTGGTTGGCGTCGCCGTTGCTGGCGTTGTTCAGCTGGCTGTTGTTGCCATCGGCATGAAGCGGCTGGGGTTCAGTGTTCCGATTATGCGGCCGCGCTGGACGCCTGGTGTTAAGCGCCTGTTGGTGCTGGGGGTTCCCGGTGTGATTGCCGGAGGGATTACCCAGATTAACATTACGGTTGGTACAATCATCGCATCGCTGGAAAGCAGCGCAAATTCATACCTTTACTACGCGGATCGGATCTATCAGCTGCCTCTGGGCGTGGTAGGCATCGCTATTGGTGTGGTTCTATTGCCGAGCCTGACGCGCCAGTTGCGTTCCGGGCAGGAGGAGCTGGTTTATCATACGCAGAATCGATCCATGGAATTTGCTCTTGCGCTGACGCTTCCGGCTGCTGTTGCTCTCGTGATTATTCCCGACACTGTAATTGCTGTGCTGTTTCAGCGTGGTCAGTTTACGGATGCCGCTGTTGAGCAAACGGCGCTGGCATTGATGGCATTTGCCGTTGGTTTGCCAGCATTTGTGCTGAACAAGGTGCTGTCTCCAGGCTTCTTTGCGCGGGAAGATACCAAGACACCAATGTACTTTGCTGCCGTGGGTATGGTGGTGAACGTTGCTCTGTCGATCCTGCTGTTCCCAGCCTTCAAACACGTTGGCATTGCAATCGGCACGACGGCTGCAGGGTGGGTCAACACCAGCTTGCTGGCGTTTGTGCTTTGGCGACGTGGTCACTTCGTCATCGACAGCGCATTGATGAGGAGAATTCCGCTATTGGGCTTTGCCAGCGCATTAATGGGCGTTGTGGTTTATGGCGGCACGCTTGTTTTGGAGCCGCTGTCGGCCTCCAACCTGTTTGTGGTACGCGCCAGTGAGCTTGTCATTCTGGTCGCTATCGGACTGGTTTCCTTTGGAATTCTGGTGCAGTTGACCGGCACTGTAGATTTTCGCGCACAATTGCAGAAATTGCGGCGATAA